Proteins from one Paenibacillus amylolyticus genomic window:
- a CDS encoding M15 family metallopeptidase: MKARTGRQRRIVVMLSSLMICGALLAACQNGSGTEESQNPNGTGNTQQESDGTTVHFTEDKGSDGDNAGGDDTSSSGNSGEGTDSESGNASAGEQGSSDDGNGASAEDPLMEKRSISALQTTIDAESVVTNAQSMTVIVNKQRSLPEGYEPDDLVEPNVPFSFDGPHEKRHMRKEAAEALEKLFAGAKADGIELRAVSGYRSYQRQVSIYNNNVKTKGQEYTDRVSSVPGRSEHQTGLAIDVSSPSVGNVLEEVFGTSKEGQWLAEHAAEYGYVIRYLQGEEDITGYVYEPWHIRYIGTDLAPDVAKSGLTLEEYFDEANIKL, translated from the coding sequence ATGAAAGCACGTACAGGAAGACAGCGCCGCATCGTGGTTATGCTGTCATCATTGATGATATGCGGAGCATTGCTTGCCGCGTGCCAGAACGGTTCGGGCACAGAGGAGAGTCAGAACCCGAATGGAACAGGTAACACACAACAGGAATCGGACGGCACTACCGTTCACTTTACGGAAGATAAGGGGTCGGACGGTGACAATGCTGGCGGTGATGACACATCATCTTCGGGCAACAGCGGTGAAGGTACAGATAGCGAGTCCGGGAATGCTTCGGCTGGCGAACAGGGTTCTTCAGACGATGGCAATGGAGCCTCAGCGGAAGATCCTTTGATGGAGAAACGCAGCATCAGTGCACTGCAAACGACGATTGATGCAGAATCCGTAGTGACCAATGCCCAGTCCATGACCGTCATTGTGAACAAGCAACGCAGTCTGCCTGAAGGGTATGAGCCGGACGATCTGGTGGAGCCGAATGTGCCGTTCTCCTTCGACGGACCTCACGAGAAGCGACACATGCGCAAGGAAGCTGCCGAGGCACTGGAGAAGTTGTTTGCAGGTGCCAAGGCGGACGGCATTGAGCTTCGTGCGGTGTCAGGCTATCGTTCATATCAGCGTCAGGTATCCATCTACAACAACAATGTCAAAACCAAAGGTCAGGAATACACGGATCGTGTAAGCTCTGTTCCAGGCCGAAGCGAACATCAGACCGGGCTTGCCATTGATGTATCCAGTCCGAGTGTGGGCAATGTGCTGGAAGAGGTATTTGGCACCTCGAAGGAAGGCCAGTGGCTCGCTGAACACGCTGCGGAATATGGATACGTCATCCGTTATCTGCAAGGTGAAGAAGATATAACCGGTTACGTCTATGAGCCTTGGCATATTCGGTACATCGGTACCGATTTGGCACCGGATGTGGCGAAGAGTGGGTTAACCCTGGAAGAATACTTCGATGAGGCGAATATCAAGTTGTAA